A part of Prolixibacteraceae bacterium genomic DNA contains:
- a CDS encoding protein-tyrosine-phosphatase, with protein MNWKEIISNMDTNTIAQDRKDVLQPVIDYVQNKVDDGKVPVLNYICTHNSRRSQLSQVWGYAAAAFYGIEIVSYSGGVEVTAFNERAVREVVDCGFEVSIKDPNGDNPIYEVRFDDHVAPLMMFSKVFDDKANSVRPFAAIMTCGHADENCPFIPDAEARLAVRYEDPKAFDDTDKEAEMYHVRSMQIAQEMKYVFSSIQKK; from the coding sequence ATGAATTGGAAAGAGATTATTAGCAACATGGATACCAATACGATAGCTCAAGATCGTAAAGATGTTTTGCAACCAGTTATTGACTATGTACAGAACAAAGTGGACGATGGTAAAGTTCCTGTATTAAACTATATATGTACGCATAACTCTAGAAGAAGCCAGTTGTCTCAAGTTTGGGGATATGCAGCAGCAGCATTCTATGGTATTGAAATAGTTAGCTATTCAGGAGGTGTTGAAGTGACAGCATTTAATGAAAGAGCAGTTCGAGAAGTGGTTGATTGTGGTTTTGAGGTTTCTATTAAGGATCCAAATGGTGACAATCCTATTTATGAAGTGAGATTCGATGACCATGTAGCTCCTTTGATGATGTTCTCTAAGGTATTTGATGATAAAGCCAATAGTGTTCGACCATTTGCTGCTATTATGACTTGTGGTCATGCAGATGAAAATTGTCCTTTTATTCCTGATGCGGAAGCTCGTTTGGCTGTTCGATATGAAGATCCTAAAGCATTCGATGACACGGATAAAGAGGCCGAGATGTATCATGTTCGCTCGATGCAGATAGCACAAGAGATGAAATATGTCTTCTCTTCTATTCAAAAGAAATAA